The following proteins are encoded in a genomic region of Mahella australiensis 50-1 BON:
- the spoIVB gene encoding SpoIVB peptidase yields MKFLKRWHIKQIIGVLLSLLVFAVYYSPMVQDIVKFPSELEMSEGQYQVIPFRLPMEVKIQADDKNVLKINGQSLEEAIIEQKVDSPLIIQPQQQGSAALQFRLFGIIPIKDMSVRVVSPVKVLPGGQAIGVTLYTEGALVVGVSEFRGEDGLMHHPANDSGLMPGDIIEKANNTIIKDADHLAEIVNSINGSPVKLDILRNDKHISLSIKPVKDMEEHKYKLGIWVRDSTAGVGTMTFYEPNNRIYGALGHPITDMDTGTLLSIKNGEIVHSEVIAVKEGKKGKPGELQGVFLNDEERIGNIEANTEYGIFGHIYADSIVTNRLYKEPIPVALQSEIKEGPASILATVDDQGVKAYDVRIVSVNRQSRPNGKSLVVEITDPTLLKLTGGIVQGMSGSPIIQNGKLVGAVTHVFINDPKRGYGVFAKWMLEEIGIETDDEAVSPYKEAVGM; encoded by the coding sequence GTGAAGTTTTTGAAAAGATGGCACATTAAGCAAATTATAGGTGTTTTATTGTCGCTGTTGGTATTTGCGGTATATTATTCACCAATGGTACAGGATATAGTTAAATTTCCATCTGAATTGGAAATGTCGGAAGGACAGTACCAGGTTATACCGTTTCGTTTGCCAATGGAGGTAAAAATTCAGGCTGATGACAAAAATGTGTTAAAAATAAACGGTCAATCATTAGAGGAAGCTATAATAGAACAAAAAGTAGACAGCCCTCTTATAATACAGCCTCAGCAGCAGGGCAGTGCGGCGTTGCAGTTTAGATTGTTCGGAATCATACCTATAAAAGATATGTCGGTGAGAGTGGTATCGCCTGTGAAAGTGCTGCCTGGAGGTCAGGCCATCGGTGTTACGCTGTATACAGAGGGTGCGTTAGTGGTGGGCGTATCGGAATTTAGAGGAGAAGACGGGCTTATGCATCATCCGGCCAACGACTCTGGCTTGATGCCAGGTGATATAATAGAAAAAGCAAATAATACGATTATAAAAGATGCTGACCATCTGGCCGAGATTGTTAATTCAATAAATGGGAGTCCCGTCAAACTAGATATATTGAGAAATGATAAGCATATATCGTTATCCATAAAGCCTGTAAAGGATATGGAGGAACATAAATATAAGTTGGGCATATGGGTAAGAGATAGTACGGCCGGCGTAGGGACCATGACGTTTTATGAGCCTAACAATCGTATATACGGGGCATTAGGACACCCTATAACCGATATGGATACCGGCACGCTTTTATCTATAAAAAATGGTGAAATAGTGCATTCGGAGGTTATAGCGGTTAAAGAAGGGAAAAAAGGTAAACCTGGCGAATTGCAAGGTGTATTTTTAAACGATGAAGAAAGAATAGGAAACATAGAGGCTAATACAGAATATGGTATATTCGGCCACATATATGCCGACAGCATAGTAACCAATAGGTTATATAAAGAGCCTATACCTGTGGCGTTGCAAAGCGAGATAAAAGAAGGACCGGCCAGTATCCTGGCTACTGTAGACGACCAGGGTGTTAAAGCGTATGATGTCAGAATCGTAAGCGTAAATCGGCAAAGCCGACCCAACGGGAAAAGTTTGGTGGTAGAGATAACCGATCCGACCTTATTGAAATTAACCGGTGGTATAGTCCAAGGAATGAGCGGCAGCCCTATTATTCAGAACGGTAAACTGGTAGGCGCTGTAACGCACGTGTTTATCAATGATCCTAAGCGCGGTTACGGTGTATTTGCCAAGTGGATGCTGGAGGAGATAGGCATAGAGACAGATGATGAGGCGGTTAGCCCATATAAAGAAGCTGTTGGCATGTGA
- the recN gene encoding DNA repair protein RecN: MLKELIIENLVLIDYAHIAFDQGLNILTGETGAGKSVIIDAIALLLGERADKDAIRSGCDKGRIEGLFDITGYTEVKDLLDLYGIDLSDDEYLILSRELNASGKNVCRINGAAVPLSMLKDISSRLINLHSQASHYALLDAQNHGLFLDRFAGVEVEELKSEISKYYNKWQKLNAELSKWSADPQIRQREMDLLSYQINEIEAARLRPGEDVELEQQRTIYNNYQRIMDVLLEAYTSLYNGEEEQPPLIDVLGDLQKGLKGISDIDPKLAKISDDIDSIIYDVEELISSVSNYMDTMEYSPAQADEIEDRLNTINNLKRKYGDTIEDISAYKNKLIEKLEIYQNSQQYIQNLEEDKCETERELYSICSVLSEKRKIAAAQLESQVMAELKDIAMENAIFKVSVISPENMEDARYTQNGFDDINFLMTANPGEPLRPLAKVASGGEMSRIMLALNAVLGHIDRVPTMIFDEIDAGISGKTAHKVAQKLARISREHQLICVTHLAQIASMADAHYLIKKENKGQRTYTRTYLLDPNQRLKEIARLLGGIELSSASMSYAREMMDTSAAFKANTAAS, from the coding sequence ATGCTCAAAGAGCTTATTATAGAGAATCTGGTGCTGATAGACTATGCGCATATAGCATTTGACCAAGGACTTAATATATTGACGGGTGAAACGGGTGCGGGCAAATCTGTCATAATAGATGCTATAGCGCTTTTATTAGGCGAACGAGCGGATAAGGATGCCATACGTTCGGGTTGCGATAAAGGGCGTATAGAAGGGTTGTTTGATATAACTGGCTATACAGAAGTAAAAGATCTGTTGGACTTGTACGGTATAGACTTAAGCGACGATGAGTATCTGATATTAAGCCGAGAACTTAACGCATCGGGCAAAAACGTATGTCGTATAAACGGCGCGGCTGTTCCGCTGTCTATGCTTAAAGATATCAGCAGCCGATTGATCAATCTTCACAGCCAGGCTTCTCATTATGCATTGCTGGACGCGCAAAACCATGGCTTGTTTTTGGATAGGTTTGCGGGTGTCGAAGTGGAAGAGCTAAAATCTGAAATCAGCAAATATTATAATAAATGGCAAAAATTGAATGCAGAATTATCCAAATGGTCGGCTGATCCTCAAATTCGCCAACGTGAAATGGATCTTTTATCTTATCAGATAAATGAAATTGAGGCTGCGCGTTTGAGGCCTGGAGAAGATGTGGAATTGGAACAGCAGAGGACCATATACAATAATTATCAAAGGATAATGGATGTTCTGTTGGAGGCTTATACCAGTTTGTATAACGGTGAGGAAGAGCAACCGCCGCTTATAGATGTGCTGGGGGATTTGCAAAAGGGATTGAAGGGTATATCAGATATAGATCCAAAGCTCGCTAAGATAAGCGACGATATAGATAGCATAATCTACGATGTCGAAGAACTGATATCCTCTGTGAGCAATTATATGGATACTATGGAATACAGTCCGGCACAAGCCGATGAGATCGAAGACAGGCTCAATACTATAAACAACCTTAAGCGAAAATATGGAGATACCATAGAAGATATATCGGCCTATAAAAATAAATTAATAGAAAAACTTGAGATTTATCAAAATAGTCAACAATATATACAAAACCTGGAGGAGGATAAATGCGAGACTGAAAGGGAATTATATAGTATATGTTCGGTATTATCCGAGAAGAGAAAAATAGCGGCAGCACAGCTCGAATCCCAAGTGATGGCTGAATTGAAGGATATAGCCATGGAAAATGCGATATTCAAAGTTTCGGTAATTTCGCCTGAAAATATGGAAGATGCGCGGTACACGCAAAACGGCTTCGATGATATAAATTTTTTGATGACGGCTAACCCCGGTGAACCATTAAGACCGCTTGCCAAAGTAGCCTCAGGGGGGGAAATGTCGCGCATAATGCTGGCGTTAAACGCTGTGCTCGGCCATATTGATCGTGTGCCGACCATGATATTCGATGAAATAGATGCTGGCATTAGCGGTAAAACAGCCCATAAAGTGGCACAAAAGCTGGCTCGTATATCTAGAGAGCACCAGCTTATATGTGTGACCCACTTAGCTCAAATAGCTTCGATGGCTGATGCACATTATTTGATAAAAAAAGAAAATAAAGGTCAAAGGACATATACCAGGACATATTTGCTTGACCCTAATCAGAGACTTAAAGAGATCGCCCGCTTGCTCGGAGGCATCGAACTTAGTTCTGCCAGCATGAGCTATGCCAGAGAGATGATGGATACCAGCGCTGCTTTTAAAGCAAATACTGCAGCATCGTAA
- the pth gene encoding aminoacyl-tRNA hydrolase, protein MYIIVGLGNPGDRYKYTRHNVGFMVIDILAQRNGIKLNKLDYKALWGEAWIGAEKVILAKPQTFMNASGESVYDIVRYFKPPLEHLIVIYDDIDLPLGRIRIRTKGSAGTHNGMRSIIYMLDSDAFPRIRVGIDRPGPGMDLVNYVLSGFDEQEQPIIYKAMERAADAAEAIVKDGIEIAMSKYNGDV, encoded by the coding sequence ATGTATATAATAGTGGGATTAGGTAACCCCGGCGATAGATATAAATATACGCGCCATAACGTCGGGTTTATGGTAATAGACATATTGGCGCAGCGTAACGGTATAAAACTAAATAAGCTGGATTATAAAGCACTATGGGGTGAAGCATGGATAGGCGCGGAGAAGGTTATTTTGGCCAAGCCTCAAACGTTTATGAATGCCAGTGGTGAAAGCGTTTATGATATTGTGCGTTATTTTAAGCCTCCTTTAGAGCATCTTATAGTAATATATGATGATATCGATTTGCCTCTGGGGCGTATTCGTATACGCACTAAAGGCAGCGCAGGCACGCATAACGGTATGCGCTCTATAATATATATGCTGGATAGCGATGCTTTTCCGCGAATACGTGTCGGCATAGATAGGCCTGGTCCAGGCATGGACTTGGTAAATTATGTATTATCCGGTTTTGACGAACAAGAACAGCCGATTATATATAAGGCTATGGAGAGAGCGGCTGATGCTGCTGAAGCGATAGTTAAAGATGGCATAGAGATAGCCATGAGCAAATATAACGGCGATGTCTAA
- the mfd gene encoding transcription-repair coupling factor has protein sequence MSDLLTRVFERSDISKRIHDSLRNDSDRLEIYGVPDEGRAYLMYVLVNIASSKSAIVITHNEVRAKQLYDDMSSIFKDIPVYLFPAAETILYDVSGKSNEVLFQRLEIENRLAFKENMIVIASIDALLPRLMPFEEFNKYFHEISIGQIIERDVMERWLLEAGYQREELVEAKGQFAIRGDIIDFYPIVGEEAYRIEFFDDEVDSIRRFDADTQRSTDKVDKAVISPVKELVYDSGVADRAAKAMRSEFERINGNDQIGGDIELLSQNARFENVERYMPFFYNKVAGLLDYMPTGTLFFMEEEERIRQRNRTLHEEFEQVFKALLIKGEVLPSQAYLLSDYDALCSCLNRQRAVMLETFHQAGTKPSIKIDAKKIPSFQGNMDIIVDELRQWKSAGYTIIIATLSDNRGLRIQDMLQQSGIEAWFTRRLDIDMRPGQICIIDMPLSSGTEWPDIKCVILTDQELFGMQRRRSKVKTRKAGQRVTAFSDLNIGDYVVHENYGIGQYMGIKKLTVEGKSRDYLFIRYADGDNLYVPTDRMSLVQRYIGGDGASPRLSKLGGSEWSKTKAKVRESVRKMAGELLKLYASRYTTKGHAFSPDTVWQAQLEESFPYQETPDQLQAIEEIKADMESDKPMDRLLCGDVGYGKTEVALRAAFKAVMDGKQVAVLVPTTVLAQQHYNTFTNRLAGFPIKVDVISRFRSVQEQKDIVKGLKSGDIDIIIGTHALLSSNVKFHDLGLLIVDEEQRFGVSHKEAIKRFKNNVDVLTLTATPIPRTLHMSLSGIRDISIIETPPEDRYPVQTYVVEYDENIIRDAILKELGRGGQVYFVYNRINSIDVMAIHLHELVPEARIAVAHGRMGDDKLERVMMDFMDGYYDVLLCTTIIETGLDIPNVNTLIVYDADHFGLAQLYQLRGRVGRSNRLAYAYFTYKKDRVLTEEAEKRLHAITEFTEFGSGFKIALRDLEIRGAGNLLGAEQHGHMAAVGYDMYCKLLEEAIAQLKGETPEEEIDTSIEIKLDAYIPDDYVPSEAQRIEIYKRIMSISDIEEEYDVEEEIEDRFGDIPQSVRNLLSIMHIKLLSKKIGIVSIEQKGHDIVFTLRDDKNIDLSGLIRVMDEYKGRVRFAATDQPSFYFNIGNETSEGILKDIRELLEKTMGLQAVAC, from the coding sequence ATGAGTGATTTATTAACGAGGGTTTTTGAACGTTCCGATATATCAAAGCGTATTCATGATTCTTTGAGAAACGATTCAGACCGATTGGAGATATATGGCGTACCGGATGAGGGTAGAGCCTATCTGATGTATGTATTGGTAAATATTGCTAGTTCCAAATCGGCCATTGTTATTACGCACAACGAGGTGCGTGCCAAGCAGTTATACGACGATATGTCATCGATATTCAAAGATATACCGGTTTATCTTTTTCCGGCCGCTGAAACCATTTTATATGACGTAAGCGGTAAAAGCAATGAGGTGTTATTTCAGAGGCTGGAAATAGAAAATCGTCTGGCTTTTAAAGAAAATATGATAGTTATAGCTTCGATAGATGCATTGCTGCCCAGACTTATGCCATTTGAGGAATTTAATAAATACTTTCATGAAATATCGATAGGGCAGATAATAGAACGCGATGTTATGGAAAGATGGTTGTTAGAAGCAGGCTATCAAAGAGAAGAATTGGTAGAGGCCAAAGGACAATTTGCCATAAGAGGGGATATAATTGATTTTTATCCCATTGTGGGTGAAGAGGCATATCGGATAGAATTTTTCGACGACGAAGTGGATTCTATCAGAAGGTTTGATGCCGATACACAGCGTTCCACTGATAAAGTGGACAAAGCCGTCATATCGCCTGTAAAGGAGCTGGTATATGATAGCGGTGTAGCCGATAGAGCAGCTAAAGCTATGCGTTCGGAATTTGAACGCATAAATGGCAACGATCAGATAGGCGGCGATATTGAACTGTTAAGCCAAAACGCCCGATTTGAGAACGTAGAGCGATATATGCCGTTTTTTTACAATAAAGTGGCTGGCTTATTAGATTATATGCCTACCGGAACATTGTTTTTTATGGAAGAAGAGGAGCGTATAAGACAAAGAAACCGTACGCTTCATGAAGAATTTGAGCAGGTGTTTAAGGCTTTACTTATTAAGGGAGAGGTATTGCCTTCGCAAGCTTATTTGCTAAGCGATTATGACGCATTGTGTTCGTGCTTGAATAGACAACGCGCTGTTATGTTGGAAACATTTCATCAAGCTGGCACGAAACCGTCTATAAAAATAGACGCTAAAAAGATACCGTCTTTCCAGGGGAATATGGATATTATAGTCGATGAACTGCGCCAGTGGAAGTCTGCCGGGTATACTATAATAATAGCGACTTTGAGCGATAACAGAGGGCTGCGCATCCAAGATATGCTTCAACAAAGCGGCATAGAAGCATGGTTCACGAGACGTCTGGATATCGATATGCGACCAGGGCAGATATGTATAATAGACATGCCGTTGAGCAGCGGTACTGAATGGCCAGATATTAAATGCGTGATACTTACGGATCAAGAGCTGTTCGGCATGCAAAGGCGGCGCTCGAAGGTTAAAACTAGGAAAGCGGGCCAGAGGGTAACGGCCTTTTCGGATCTCAATATAGGCGATTACGTGGTGCATGAAAATTATGGGATAGGCCAATACATGGGCATCAAAAAACTTACGGTGGAAGGTAAATCGAGAGATTATCTTTTTATACGCTATGCTGATGGTGATAATCTGTATGTGCCCACCGATCGAATGTCGTTGGTGCAGCGTTATATCGGCGGAGACGGAGCATCGCCCAGGTTATCCAAACTGGGCGGCAGCGAATGGTCCAAGACCAAGGCCAAGGTAAGAGAATCGGTTAGGAAAATGGCTGGCGAGTTATTGAAGCTGTACGCCTCGCGATATACAACCAAGGGTCATGCCTTTAGCCCTGATACTGTTTGGCAGGCTCAACTGGAGGAATCGTTTCCATATCAGGAAACGCCTGATCAGTTACAGGCTATAGAAGAGATAAAAGCCGATATGGAAAGCGATAAACCTATGGACAGACTGCTGTGCGGCGATGTCGGTTACGGTAAGACTGAAGTTGCATTAAGAGCAGCTTTTAAGGCTGTAATGGATGGCAAGCAGGTGGCCGTATTAGTGCCTACGACGGTCTTAGCCCAACAGCATTACAATACCTTTACCAATAGATTGGCCGGTTTTCCTATAAAGGTGGATGTTATAAGCCGATTTAGAAGCGTTCAGGAACAGAAGGATATAGTAAAGGGGCTTAAAAGCGGCGATATCGATATAATAATAGGAACTCATGCTTTGCTGAGCAGCAATGTTAAATTCCACGATTTAGGACTTCTTATCGTTGATGAGGAACAGCGGTTTGGGGTAAGCCATAAAGAAGCCATAAAGAGATTTAAAAACAACGTAGACGTGCTCACCCTTACTGCTACACCTATACCCAGGACACTGCATATGTCATTATCCGGCATAAGGGATATAAGTATAATAGAAACGCCTCCGGAAGATAGATATCCTGTGCAGACTTATGTCGTAGAATATGACGAAAATATTATAAGAGATGCTATATTAAAAGAGCTTGGCAGAGGAGGACAGGTATATTTCGTATATAATAGAATCAATTCCATAGATGTCATGGCTATACATTTGCATGAACTGGTTCCCGAGGCCCGTATAGCCGTTGCTCATGGACGTATGGGGGATGATAAGCTGGAGCGCGTTATGATGGATTTTATGGATGGATATTATGACGTGCTGCTCTGCACCACTATAATAGAGACGGGTTTGGATATACCCAATGTCAATACCCTTATAGTCTACGATGCCGATCATTTCGGATTAGCGCAACTGTATCAATTGCGCGGAAGAGTGGGGCGCAGCAACAGGCTGGCGTATGCGTATTTTACTTATAAGAAAGACCGTGTATTGACTGAAGAAGCCGAAAAACGTTTGCATGCTATTACGGAGTTTACCGAATTCGGTTCCGGGTTTAAGATAGCTTTGAGAGATCTTGAGATAAGAGGTGCCGGTAATCTGCTGGGGGCCGAACAACATGGCCATATGGCGGCTGTCGGATATGACATGTACTGCAAGCTCTTAGAAGAAGCCATAGCTCAGCTAAAAGGAGAGACCCCTGAAGAAGAGATAGATACGTCTATAGAAATAAAGCTGGATGCCTATATACCGGATGATTATGTACCATCAGAGGCACAGCGCATAGAAATATATAAGCGTATAATGTCCATAAGCGACATAGAAGAGGAATATGATGTGGAGGAAGAGATAGAAGACAGGTTTGGCGATATACCGCAGAGTGTCAGGAATCTATTGTCGATAATGCATATAAAACTGTTATCCAAGAAGATAGGTATTGTATCTATCGAACAAAAGGGACATGACATCGTATTTACGCTTAGAGATGATAAAAATATTGATCTAAGTGGCCTTATAAGGGTTATGGATGAATATAAAGGCCGCGTTAGATTTGCGGCTACTGATCAACCATCATTTTATTTCAACATTGGCAATGAAACCTCTGAAGGTATATTAAAGGATATAAGGGAATTACTGGAGAAAACTATGGGTTTACAAGCAGTGGCATGTTAA
- a CDS encoding arginine repressor: MKIDRQSKILEIIKDKEIETQEELTDELKKAGFDVTQSTISRDIKELGLIKVLAHDGRYKYAAMDKDTVSPVDRLLRVFSEAILSIDYTGNLIVLKTLQGSAQVTAAAVDAMSWPGVLGTIAGDDTVLIIARNEKTVETLIRGFNDIRSR, translated from the coding sequence ATGAAGATAGACAGGCAATCGAAAATACTGGAGATCATAAAAGATAAAGAAATAGAAACACAAGAAGAACTTACAGACGAGTTAAAAAAAGCCGGTTTTGATGTTACTCAGTCCACTATTTCCCGGGATATAAAGGAGTTAGGGCTGATAAAGGTGTTAGCCCATGATGGCAGATATAAGTATGCTGCCATGGATAAGGATACTGTATCGCCGGTAGATCGACTATTGCGCGTATTTTCGGAAGCTATATTGAGTATAGATTATACAGGCAATCTGATCGTTCTGAAAACGCTGCAAGGCTCGGCCCAAGTAACAGCGGCGGCGGTAGATGCTATGAGTTGGCCCGGCGTTTTGGGGACTATAGCTGGAGACGATACGGTGCTTATCATTGCGAGAAATGAAAAAACGGTAGAAACGCTCATAAGGGGATTCAACGATATACGATCCCGGTAA
- a CDS encoding NAD(+)/NADH kinase produces the protein MIKKIAVFPNANKDAGLDITRQLVQWLETRGVSVMLNESTASKIERPDLAYSGHSMYSEPDIIIALGGDGTLLSIARQVCLYQIPILCINLGHLGFLTEVEVSDMYPALEKVLEGGYSIENRMMLQIAVIRDDMELEAFYALNDAVISKGSFSRLIRLKAYIDDEFVNNYIADGLIIATPTGSTAYSLSAGGPIVSPNLESILLTPICPHSLNSRSLVISDKEVIRIYIDDPSSDIIMTIDGQEGFRVTNGDIVMLKKAGIYTHLVRVSGKSFYKLLHEKLYDIDAQRLRD, from the coding sequence ATGATCAAAAAAATCGCCGTATTTCCCAATGCCAATAAAGATGCAGGGCTTGATATAACCAGACAGTTGGTACAATGGCTGGAGACGCGTGGCGTGTCGGTTATGCTCAACGAAAGCACGGCCTCAAAAATAGAACGACCGGATCTTGCATATTCGGGCCATAGCATGTATAGCGAACCCGACATAATAATAGCATTGGGTGGCGATGGTACTTTGTTGAGCATAGCAAGGCAGGTATGCTTATATCAAATACCGATATTATGCATCAATCTCGGCCATCTCGGCTTCTTAACGGAAGTGGAGGTATCGGATATGTATCCGGCATTGGAGAAAGTGCTGGAAGGCGGATATTCTATAGAAAACCGCATGATGCTACAGATAGCCGTTATCAGGGACGATATGGAGTTGGAGGCGTTCTATGCGCTCAATGATGCCGTTATATCAAAGGGGTCGTTCTCCAGATTGATACGCCTGAAGGCGTATATAGACGATGAATTCGTTAATAATTATATAGCGGACGGGCTTATCATAGCGACGCCTACCGGTTCCACGGCTTATTCGCTTTCAGCGGGAGGACCTATAGTGAGCCCCAACCTTGAATCTATCCTGCTTACGCCGATATGCCCGCATAGCCTTAATTCCCGTTCGCTGGTTATATCCGATAAAGAGGTTATAAGGATATACATTGATGATCCTTCCAGCGATATAATAATGACTATAGATGGACAAGAGGGCTTTCGTGTGACTAACGGTGATATAGTTATGCTGAAGAAAGCAGGTATTTATACGCATTTGGTCAGAGTCAGCGGCAAAAGTTTTTATAAGCTGCTGCACGAAAAATTGTATGATATCGATGCCCAGCGGCTTCGGGATTAA
- a CDS encoding peptidylprolyl isomerase gives MKRFVRMTALAMVAIFIFAGCSLVTVDPEKEKQLPVAEVNGDKILKADYVKQYDAYINAVEQQYGIDKKTLETSTDYADTLAQMREDIVEGLITQKLVDQQAKKNNIALTDDDKKQVKDQLQQLKDAYGEEAFADMLKQQQMTEAELEQLLQGDAVQQKLFDQLTAGITVTDEEVKKYYDENKDTEFTDPEMVKVSHILISIPEDKYSADETTKKTEYDKIKPEAEQVLAKAKAGDDFAELVKQYSDDAGTKDQGGTLTFSREDQIEPAFIEASFALKNKGDISGLVQTSYGYHIIRLEEKIPSKVHTFEEKKQEIHDTLLQQKKNDKITALIEEWKKGSDIKKYEKNYK, from the coding sequence ATGAAACGTTTTGTAAGGATGACCGCGCTGGCAATGGTAGCTATTTTTATTTTTGCAGGCTGTTCGTTGGTAACAGTGGATCCGGAAAAAGAAAAACAACTGCCAGTAGCAGAGGTCAACGGCGATAAGATACTTAAAGCCGATTATGTGAAGCAATACGATGCGTACATCAATGCTGTGGAACAGCAGTACGGTATAGACAAAAAGACATTGGAGACCAGCACGGACTATGCTGATACTTTAGCGCAAATGAGAGAGGATATAGTAGAAGGTCTCATAACTCAAAAATTGGTTGACCAACAAGCGAAGAAGAATAATATAGCTCTTACCGATGATGATAAAAAACAGGTCAAGGATCAGCTACAGCAGCTAAAGGATGCATACGGAGAAGAAGCTTTTGCCGATATGCTTAAACAGCAGCAGATGACCGAGGCAGAATTGGAGCAACTGCTTCAGGGGGATGCCGTGCAGCAGAAGTTGTTTGATCAATTGACGGCTGGTATCACAGTGACTGATGAAGAGGTAAAAAAATATTATGACGAAAACAAAGATACCGAGTTTACCGATCCAGAGATGGTAAAAGTGAGCCATATATTGATAAGCATTCCTGAAGACAAGTATTCAGCCGATGAGACTACCAAAAAGACGGAATACGATAAGATAAAGCCAGAAGCCGAACAGGTTCTGGCTAAAGCCAAAGCCGGAGATGATTTTGCTGAGTTGGTTAAGCAGTATTCGGACGATGCAGGGACAAAGGATCAAGGCGGCACCCTTACATTTTCGCGCGAAGATCAAATAGAACCGGCTTTTATAGAAGCCTCGTTTGCTTTAAAGAATAAGGGCGATATAAGCGGTCTTGTCCAAACGTCCTATGGGTATCATATAATCAGATTGGAAGAAAAGATACCTTCAAAAGTTCACACGTTTGAAGAGAAGAAACAGGAGATACACGATACGTTACTACAACAGAAGAAAAATGATAAGATAACAGCGCTTATAGAGGAATGGAAAAAAGGATCGGATATAAAGAAATACGAAAAAAATTATAAGTAA
- the spoVT gene encoding stage V sporulation protein T: MKATGIVRRIDDLGRVVIPKEIRRTLRIREGDPLEIFTDKEGGVILRKYSFIGELNDFAKEYADTISQILGHIVCIADKDNIIAVSGAAIKKDLQDKRISSELEQIITGKEIFIADKNTDRKPCSIVADDEAKYTAELIAPIVTPFDGKGVGAVILLSKEPNAVIGESDIKVARSAADFLAKQMQG; this comes from the coding sequence ATGAAGGCTACAGGTATTGTTAGACGTATAGACGACCTGGGCAGGGTAGTTATACCCAAGGAGATACGTAGGACTTTGAGGATACGAGAAGGCGATCCGCTGGAGATTTTCACCGATAAAGAAGGCGGGGTGATTCTGAGAAAGTATTCGTTTATAGGCGAATTAAATGATTTCGCCAAAGAATATGCCGATACAATCTCTCAGATATTGGGGCATATAGTGTGTATAGCTGATAAAGATAACATAATAGCCGTATCGGGTGCTGCTATAAAAAAGGATCTTCAAGATAAACGTATCAGCAGTGAGTTGGAGCAAATAATAACTGGTAAAGAAATATTTATAGCTGATAAGAATACTGATAGGAAACCTTGCAGCATTGTTGCCGATGATGAGGCTAAATATACAGCCGAGCTTATAGCTCCTATCGTCACTCCGTTTGACGGCAAAGGAGTAGGAGCGGTCATATTATTGTCCAAAGAACCGAATGCAGTTATCGGAGAGTCGGACATCAAAGTGGCGCGGTCTGCGGCAGACTTTTTGGCTAAGCAGATGCAAGGGTGA
- a CDS encoding Smr/MutS family protein, which yields MPEIDLHPEFVDFEDAEHELRYFIRRCRNQRNVKKIRIIHGFGNGSMERLVKQVIEEEGYSAGDYHYDWDNWGATILHL from the coding sequence ATGCCTGAGATAGATTTGCATCCGGAATTTGTGGATTTTGAGGATGCGGAGCATGAATTACGGTATTTTATAAGAAGGTGCCGTAATCAAAGAAATGTAAAGAAGATAAGGATAATACATGGATTTGGCAATGGAAGTATGGAGCGATTGGTAAAACAGGTAATAGAAGAAGAGGGATACAGCGCCGGGGATTACCACTACGATTGGGATAACTGGGGCGCCACTATATTACATTTATGA